Proteins encoded together in one Qingshengfaniella alkalisoli window:
- a CDS encoding MOSC domain-containing protein — MTGQVAALWRHPIKAHGREALQEVTLTAGQTFPWDRIWAVTHEASKAQGGQWSPCPNFSRGAKAPQLMAITAHLDEQSEHVTLRHPEQAEITINPDDTADAARFIDWVQPLMPEGRAASTGLIRAGEQGMTDSAFPSISIGNLASLRALSAAVGTELSPDRFRANIWIDGPEAWSEFDWIGETIRIRDVELKVQERITRCLATATNPETGERDTDTLGVLQSNWGHRDFGIYVTVSTGGRIAPGDALRLT; from the coding sequence ATGACGGGCCAGGTCGCAGCTCTCTGGCGTCATCCGATCAAGGCGCACGGGCGAGAAGCCCTGCAAGAGGTGACGCTCACGGCGGGCCAGACCTTCCCCTGGGACCGCATCTGGGCGGTCACACATGAAGCCAGTAAAGCACAGGGCGGCCAATGGTCGCCCTGTCCCAATTTTTCACGCGGGGCCAAGGCGCCGCAATTGATGGCGATCACGGCGCATCTTGACGAACAGAGCGAACATGTCACGCTTCGGCACCCGGAGCAGGCCGAAATCACTATCAACCCCGACGATACCGCCGACGCCGCACGGTTCATCGACTGGGTTCAACCGCTGATGCCCGAAGGGCGCGCGGCCTCCACGGGGCTGATCCGGGCGGGGGAACAAGGCATGACCGACTCCGCGTTTCCGTCCATCAGCATTGGCAATCTCGCATCTTTGCGCGCGCTGAGCGCTGCCGTCGGAACTGAACTTTCGCCAGACCGGTTCCGCGCGAATATCTGGATCGACGGCCCCGAAGCATGGTCGGAATTCGACTGGATCGGCGAGACCATTCGCATTCGCGATGTCGAATTGAAGGTCCAAGAACGTATCACGCGGTGCCTCGCCACAGCAACGAATCCAGAGACCGGCGAACGCGACACCGACACGCTGGGCGTGCTACAGAGCAACTGGGGGCATCGCGATTTCGGCATCTATGTCACCGTTTCCACCGGCGGTCGTATCGCCCCAGGTGACGCATTGAGGCTGACATGA
- a CDS encoding CatB-related O-acetyltransferase → MTGPSPDTLHPMDGFPRVVFLKPLAKDISNTEVGEFSYYDDPNEPETFFERNVLHHFDFVGDKLIIGRFVAIASGVKIFMNGGTHAMTGFSTYPFNIFGGGWEEGFDPQSWEAGHKGDTLIGSDVWIGTDATLMPGVKIGAGAIIAAKTVVTKDVPPYALVAGNPAKVVKRRFDEETVDALLDIAWWDWPVEKIGRNLNAIRGADLDVLRTAE, encoded by the coding sequence ATGACCGGTCCCTCACCCGACACACTGCATCCAATGGACGGCTTTCCGCGTGTGGTATTTCTGAAACCGCTCGCGAAGGATATTTCGAACACCGAAGTCGGCGAATTCAGCTATTACGACGACCCGAACGAACCCGAGACGTTCTTTGAAAGAAACGTACTTCATCATTTCGACTTCGTCGGCGACAAGCTGATCATCGGTCGATTTGTGGCCATCGCGAGCGGCGTGAAGATCTTCATGAATGGCGGCACGCATGCGATGACGGGTTTCTCGACCTACCCTTTCAACATCTTCGGCGGTGGCTGGGAAGAGGGTTTCGACCCGCAAAGCTGGGAAGCAGGCCACAAGGGCGACACGCTGATCGGATCGGATGTGTGGATCGGGACGGACGCCACACTCATGCCCGGTGTAAAGATCGGAGCCGGCGCCATCATCGCCGCCAAGACCGTCGTCACGAAAGACGTGCCTCCCTACGCCTTGGTTGCCGGCAACCCGGCGAAGGTCGTGAAAAGGCGCTTCGACGAGGAAACGGTCGATGCGCTTCTGGACATTGCCTGGTGGGACTGGCCGGTTGAAAAGATCGGGCGCAATCTCAATGCGATTCGCGGGGCGGATCTGGATGTACTGAGGACCGCAGAATGA
- the yihA gene encoding ribosome biogenesis GTP-binding protein YihA/YsxC, producing MNTLAFPIVDEPDDLSREKGRMLFAGETTFLKGVVAMDGLPPADRLEVCFAGRSNVGKSSLINALTGRRGLARASNTPGRTQEINYFERDHLYLVDLPGYGFANAPVAVVEKWQRLLKAYLSGRQTLRRAFVLIDSRHGIKAVDDEIMSLLDTSAVPFQVVLTKGDKVKAKDVEPMLNQVRTKLSKHPAAYPELVMTSSEKGDGIVTLRSIIAGLE from the coding sequence ATGAACACTCTCGCCTTTCCCATCGTCGACGAACCGGATGATCTTAGCCGCGAAAAGGGCCGCATGCTGTTCGCGGGTGAGACGACATTTCTGAAGGGCGTCGTCGCGATGGATGGCCTGCCGCCGGCTGACCGGCTGGAGGTCTGTTTCGCCGGGCGTTCCAACGTGGGGAAATCTTCGCTGATCAACGCGCTGACGGGCCGCAGGGGCCTTGCGCGCGCGTCCAACACACCGGGCCGGACGCAGGAAATCAATTACTTCGAGCGCGATCACCTGTATCTGGTCGATTTGCCCGGCTATGGCTTTGCCAACGCACCCGTCGCAGTGGTCGAGAAATGGCAGCGGCTACTGAAAGCTTATCTTTCAGGTCGCCAAACGCTACGGCGCGCGTTCGTTCTGATCGATTCGCGCCATGGCATAAAAGCGGTGGATGATGAAATCATGTCGCTGCTAGACACCTCGGCCGTGCCGTTCCAAGTGGTTTTGACCAAGGGCGACAAGGTAAAGGCGAAAGACGTCGAACCAATGCTGAATCAGGTACGGACCAAGCTGTCCAAACACCCCGCCGCTTATCCCGAACTGGTGATGACCTCGTCAGAGAAGGGCGACGGAATCGTCACGCTGCGCAGCATCATCGCCGGGCTGGAATAA
- a CDS encoding SDR family NAD(P)-dependent oxidoreductase, translating into MSDRTKTLLLTGASRGIGHATVKKFSAEGWRVLTCSRHAFDPRCPWPGGEENHIQIDLADPNHTIEAIEAIREKLGGKLDGLVNNAGISPKDDAGGRLNTLNTDLRTWGHVFHVNFFAPVVLARGLKDELAAAQGAVVNVTSIAGSRVHPFAGAAYATSKAALAALTREMAHDFGPLGVRVNAIAPGEVETSILSPGTEKIVEKLPLRRLGQPSEIADVIYFLCSEGSTYVTGTEIEVNAGQHV; encoded by the coding sequence ATGAGCGACAGAACCAAAACCTTGTTGCTGACAGGAGCAAGTCGCGGGATTGGCCATGCGACGGTGAAGAAATTCTCCGCCGAAGGCTGGCGGGTGCTGACCTGTTCCCGCCACGCATTCGACCCGCGCTGTCCTTGGCCCGGTGGCGAAGAAAACCACATCCAGATCGATCTTGCCGACCCAAACCACACGATCGAGGCGATCGAGGCGATCCGCGAAAAGCTGGGTGGCAAACTGGATGGGCTGGTCAACAATGCGGGTATATCGCCCAAGGACGATGCGGGCGGACGGCTGAATACATTGAACACGGATCTGCGAACATGGGGGCATGTGTTCCATGTGAATTTCTTTGCGCCGGTCGTTCTTGCCCGTGGGCTGAAGGATGAACTGGCGGCGGCGCAAGGGGCGGTCGTGAATGTGACATCCATTGCTGGCAGCCGCGTGCATCCCTTCGCCGGGGCCGCATATGCCACGTCCAAGGCGGCGCTTGCCGCACTGACGCGGGAAATGGCGCATGATTTCGGCCCGTTGGGCGTGCGCGTCAATGCCATTGCGCCGGGCGAGGTTGAAACCTCGATCCTCAGCCCCGGCACCGAAAAGATCGTCGAGAAACTGCCGCTGCGCCGTCTAGGCCAGCCGTCAGAGATTGCGGATGTGATTTATTTCCTGTGCAGCGAGGGATCGACCTATGTCACCGGGACCGAGATCGAGGTCAACGCAGGCCAGCACGTCTAA